A single region of the Sorghum bicolor cultivar BTx623 chromosome 7, Sorghum_bicolor_NCBIv3, whole genome shotgun sequence genome encodes:
- the LOC8066995 gene encoding calcium-transporting ATPase 2, plasma membrane-type gives MESYLNENFGGVKAKHSSDEALGRWRSVVGVVKNPTRRFRFTANLGKRSEAAAMKRSNQEKLRVAVLVSKAALQFIHGLPPQGDYAVPADVKAAGFGICAEELGSIVESHDVKKLKSHGGVDGLVSRLSTSASDGLADNDNKLMAARQEVFGVNRFAEAEQRSFWVFVWEALQDMTLMILAACALVSLLVGIATEGWPHGAHDGLGIVASILLVVFVTATSDYRQSLQFKDLDKEKKKITVQVTRSGYRQKLSIYDLLAGDIVHLSIGDQVPADGLFVSGFSLLINESSLTGESEPVAVSAENPFLLSGTKVQDGACKMLVTTVGMRTQWGKLMATLSEGGDDETPLQVKLNGVATIIGKIGLAFAVVTFAVLTQGLFWRKFADGSYFSWTGDDAMELLEFFAIAVTIVVVAVPEGLPLAVTLSLAFAMKKMMNDKALVRHLAACETMGSATTICSDKTGTLTTNHMTVVKACICGKIKDVSSSAETKTLPSDLPASVVAMLLQSIFNNTGGDVVLNQDGKREILGTPTEAAILEFGLSLGGDFSAVRKASTLLKVEPFNSAKKRMGVVIQLPGGELRAHCKGASEIILASCTKYLDEHGNVVSLDGATTDHLKATIDSFANEALRTLCLAYVDVGDGFSANDQIPMEGYTCIGVVGIKDPVRPGVKESVAICRSAGITVRMVTGDNINTAKAIARECGILTEGGVAIEGPDFRVKSEEELQQLIPKIQVMARSSPLDKHNLVKHLRTTFDEVVAVTGDGTNDAPALHEADIGLAMGIAGTEVAKESADVIILDDNFSTIVTVAKWGRSVYINIQKFVQFQLTVNVVALIVNFSSACLIGSAPLTAVQLLWVNMIMDTLGALALATEPPNDELMKRTPVGRKGNFISNIMWRNIMGQSFYQFLVIWYLQSQGKWLFGIEGANSDLLLNTIIFNCFVFCQVFNEVSSREMERINVFQGILDNNVFAMVLGSTVVFQFIIIQFLGSFANTTPLSFTQWMSCIAIGFIGMPIAVVVKMVPVDSV, from the exons ATGGAGAGCTACCTGAACGAGAACTTCGGGGGCGTGAAGGCGAAGCACTCGTCGGACGAGGCGCTGGGGCGATGGCggagcgtcgtcggcgtcgtcaAGAACCCCACAAGGCGGTTCCGCTTCACCGCCAACCTGGGCAAGCGCTCCGAGGCGGCCGCCATGAAGCGGTCCAACCAGGAGAAGCTGCGTGTCGCCGTGCTCGTCTCCAAGGCCGCGCTCCAGTTCATCCACGGCCTGCCCCCGCAGGGCGACTACGCCGTCCCCGCCGACGTCAAGGCGGCGGGCTTCGGCATCTGCGCCGAGGAGCTCGGCTCCATCGTGGAGAGCCACGacgtgaagaagctcaagtcccACGGCGGCGTCGACGGCCTCGTGTCCAGGCTGTCCACCTCGGCGTCCGACGGCCTCGCTGATAACGACAACAAGCTGATGGCGGCGCGGCAGGAGGTCTTCGGCGTCAACCGCTTCGCCGAGGCGGAGCAACGCAGCTTCTGGGTCTTCGTGTGGGAGGCGCTTCAGGACATGACGCTCATGATCCTCGCCGCCTGCGCGCTCGTCTCCCTCCTCGTCGGCATCGCCACCGAAGGGTGGCCCCACGGCGCGCACGACGGGCTCGGCATCGTCGCCAGCATCCTGCTCGTCGTCTTCGTCACCGCCACCAGCGACTACCGCCAGTCGCTGCAGTTCAAGGACCTCgacaaggagaagaagaagatcaccgtgCAGGTCACGCGGAGCGGCTACCGCCAGAAGCTCTCCATCTACGACCTCCTCGCCGGCGACATCGTCCACCTCTCCATCGGCGACCAGGTGCCCGCGGACGGGCTCTTCGTGTCCGGGTTCTCGCTGCTCATCAACGAGTCCAGCCTCACCGGCGAGAGCGAGCCCGTCGCGGTGAGCGCCGAGAACCCGTTCCTGCTGTCGGGGACCAAGGTGCAGGACGGCGCGTGCAAGATGCTCGTCACCACCGTCGGCATGAGGACGCAGTGGGGCAAGCTGATGGCCACGCTCAGCGAGGGCGGCGACGACGAGACGCCGCTGCAGGTCAAGCTCAACGGCGTCGCCACCATCATCGGCAAGATCGGCCTCGCCTTCGCGGTCGTCACGTTCGCGGTGCTCACCCAGGGCCTCTTCTGGCGCAAGTTCGCCGACGGCTCCTACTTCAGCTGGACCGGCGACGACGCGATGGAGCTGCTCGAGTTCTTCGCCATCGCGGTCACCATCGTCGTCGTGGCAGTCCCTGAGGGCCTGCCGCTCGCCGTGACGCTCAGCCTCGCGTTCGCCatgaagaagatgatgaacGACAAGGCGCTCGTCCGGCACCTCGCGGCATGCGAGACCATGGGCTCCGCCACCACCATCTGCAGCGACAAGACCGGCACGCTCACCACCAACCACATGACCGTCGTCAAGGCCTGCATCTGCGGCAAGATCAAGGACGTGAGCAGCTCCGCGGAGACCAAGACGCTGCCCTCCGACCTGCCGGCGTCCGTCGTGGCGATGCTCCTGCAGTCCATCTTCAACAACACCGGCGGCGACGTCGTGCTCAACCAGGACGGCAAGCGCGAGATCCTGGGCACGCCCACCGAGGCCGCCATCCTGGAGTTCGGCCTCTCCCTCGGCGGCGACTTCTCGGCGGTGCGCAAGGCGAGCACGCTCCTCAAGGTGGAGCCCTTCAACTCGGCCAAGAAGAGGATGGGGGTGGTCATCCAGCTCCCCGGCGGCGAGCTGCGGGCGCACTGCAAGGGCGCGTCGGAGATCATCCTGGCGTCCTGCACAAAGTACCTGGACGAGCACGGGAACGTCGTCTCCCTCGACGGCGCCACCACGGACCACCTCAAAGCCACCATCGACAGCTTCGCCAACGAGGCGCTCCGGACGCTGTGCCTCGCCTACGTCGACGTCGGCGATGGGTTCTCGGCGAACGATCAGATTCCGATGGAAGGGTACACGTGCATCGGCGTCGTGGGGATCAAGGACCCCGTCCGTCCCGGCGTGAAGGAATCGGTGGCGATCTGCAGGTCGGCAGGCATCACCGTTAGGATGGTTACTGGTGACAACATCAACACGGCCAAGGCGATTGCGCGAGAATGCGGCATTCTGACTGAAGGTGGCGTCGCCATTGAAGGCCCGGACTTCAGAGTCAAGAGTGAAGAAGAACTGCAACAACTGATTCCAAAAATACAG GTGATGGCAAGATCTTCGCCGCTTGACAAGCACAACTTGGTGAAGCATCTACGAACTACATTTGATGAAGTTGTCGCGGTGACCGGTGATGGCACAAATGATGCGCCTGCGCTACATGAAGCTGATATTGGGCTTGCAATGGGCATTGCTGGCACTGAG GTGGCTAAAGAGAGTGCTGATGTTATTATTCTCGATGACAACTTCTCCACCATAGTCACTGTTGCCAAATGGGGTCGATCGGTGTACATCAACATTCAGAAGTTCGTGCAGTTTCAACTGACAGTCAATGTTGTTGCTCTCATTGTCAACTTCTCTTCAGCTTGCTTAATAG GGAGTGCTCCCCTGACAGCTGTGCAGTTGCTCTGGGTCAACATGATCATGGACACACTAGGAGCACTGGCACTGGCCACAGAACCTCCAAACGATGAGCTCATGAAAAGAACTCCTGTTGGAAGGAAAGGAAACTTCATCAGCAACATCATGTGGAGGAACATCATGGGACAGTCCTTCTACCAGTTCCTTGTGATTTGGTATCTGCAGTCTCAAGGGAAATGGCTCTTCGGAATCGAGGGCGCTAACTCTGATCTGCTCCTGAACACAATCATCTTCAACTGCTTTGTATTCTGCCAG GTTTTCAACGAGGTGAGCTCAAGAGAGATGGAGAGGATAAATGTGTTCCAAGGCATTCTAGACAACAACGTGTTCGCCATGGTCCTCGGCAGCACCGTCGTCTTCCAGTTCATAATCATACAGTTCCTCGGCAGCTTCGCCAACACGACCCCTCTCAGCTTCACGCAGTGGATGTCCTGCATCGCCATCGGATTCATAGGAATGCCTATCGCCGTGGTGGTGAAGATGGTCCCTGTGGATTCTGT CTAG
- the LOC110437061 gene encoding uncharacterized protein LOC110437061 has product MASRAWPTMHRTTRGSGDRPPTATGPRPTAALTSQLRGPHATPCPSVRPAGLCGHRDLTSRAAAAPCTHPGGLVVISAGTASPSQSTADRRRTARAGLRGRSRRSGVPGTESHDSGPGSSTDGDGMAPAHRAAAASIPAHASVRPPWWWLWHPAPFSEWQPVASLWSLEMHKHNDQQHGLQCDGIHRRRKYSECKLQQETKSSSKVRRQRKICPE; this is encoded by the exons ATGGCTAGCAGGGCCTGGCCCACCATGCACCGCACCACGCGCGGCTCAGGTGACAGGCCGCCTACGGCCACGGGCCCACGGCCCACGGCCGCTTTGACCTCCCAGCTCCGGGGGCCACACGCCACTCCGTGTCCGTccgtccggccggccggcctctGCGGCCACCGCGACCTCACGTCACGTGCAGCCGCGGCCCCATGCACCCACCCCGGGGGCTTGGTGGTCATTTCGGCCGGCACAGCCAGCCCCAGCCAGAGCACCGCCGATCGTCGCCGCACCGCACGTGCGGGTCTCCGCGGCCGGAGCCGCCGGTCGGGCGTTCCCGGGACCGAGTCCCACGACAGCGGCCCCGGCTCTTCCACCGATGGCGACGGCATGGCGCCCGCCCACCGAGCCGCGGCAGCTTCTATTCCGGCGCACGCGTCCGTCCGTCCCCCGTGGTGGTGGCTGTGGCATCCAGCTCCCTTCTCGGAGTGGCAACCAGTGGCCAGCCTGTGGAGTCTGGAGATGCACAAACACAATGACCAACAGCACGGATTGCAAT GCGATGGCATACATAGACGAAGAAAATATTCAGAATGCAAGTTGCAACAGGAAACCAAATCATCCAGCAAGGTACGCAGGCAACGAAAGATCTGTCCTGAATAA